A window from Nocardioides mesophilus encodes these proteins:
- a CDS encoding DUF1876 domain-containing protein — MSMHTAVKTWSVDLLIGERDGHTHADARLRTSDRTSLTATGVARLNPADRDIPEIGDELAAARALSELAHQLLHTAAQDIEAVTHERATLKD, encoded by the coding sequence ATGAGCATGCACACCGCCGTCAAGACCTGGTCCGTCGACCTGCTCATCGGTGAGCGGGACGGCCACACCCACGCCGACGCACGACTGCGTACGTCGGACCGCACGTCGCTGACCGCCACCGGGGTGGCCCGGCTGAACCCAGCGGACCGCGACATCCCCGAGATCGGCGACGAGCTGGCCGCGGCACGGGCGCTCTCGGAGCTGGCCCACCAGCTGCTGCACACGGCGGCCCAGGACATCGAGGCCGTCACGCATGAGCGAGCCACGCTGAAGGACTGA
- a CDS encoding DUF1918 domain-containing protein produces MKAAPGDRLVIHSLHVDGPVRDGEILEVRGADGAPPYLVRWSDTGHEGLVFPGPDATVQHFEHVTPADGGAT; encoded by the coding sequence ATGAAGGCCGCACCTGGCGACCGGCTCGTCATCCACAGCCTGCACGTCGACGGTCCCGTCCGGGACGGTGAGATCCTGGAGGTGCGAGGAGCAGACGGGGCGCCGCCGTACCTCGTCCGCTGGTCCGACACCGGGCACGAGGGTCTGGTCTTCCCGGGTCCCGACGCCACCGTCCAGCACTTCGAGCACGTGACGCCGGCCGATGGTGGCGCCACGTGA
- a CDS encoding cation-translocating P-type ATPase: protein MVAPRDVEPPDVEDDLAAPARPERPVPGSGLSVDEARRLLEEHGPNRIPRSRPPRMLGRVLMQLRDPMLLLLLAAGVFTTLTGDVPDTLVIGLVVVLNTVLGVVQEWRAERAIAALDRLAAPWAVVIRDGAPTRLSAEDVVPGDLLVLGAGDVVAADGELVEAHRLQLDESAITGESEPRERAVGEQVEAGTVTTRGRAVAVVTRTGATSGLGRIAALVAQAPRRSTPLQQRLTRLSGQLVVAVAALATLVLLLGLARGRPLVDMILVAVSLAVAAVPESLPAVVSIALATGAHRMAQRHAVVRALPAVETLGSVTVLASDKTGTLTEGKMVVERLWTPADGEPAERDLLRDGVLCNDAQDSIDDSGDPLEVALVNAAREVFPVAAARQEWARLEERPFDNQVRRMLTLHRNDAGRRLLVCKGAAEAVAELLADDQPAQRSLLAAEELSEAGYRVLMVADREGDELLGLDDAGLRLVGLVAISDPPRAAARGVIDELHGAGIRLVLVTGDNAGTARAVAARLGLLDATPAVVEGADLSGRLAQGPPDDVGVFARIRPEQKVEIVEHLQQCGEVVAMTGDGVNDAPALRRADIGVAMGDTGTEVARQAADVVLVDDNLETLAHAVEEGRRVYTNIRTFLRYGISGGFAEVAVMLLGPFLGMPIPLLPAQILWINMLTHGLPGVAFSAEPADPRTMKQPSRPPQESILGAGLLRQIAIAGSLIGVVSLVAGLLALQWGAHVQSSVFVTLAFGQLSVALALRAPVARRRLRERMVELAVAGAVLLQLLALYVPLLQELLGTRPLTASELAAAGALGVLPGLAVRVFRGR, encoded by the coding sequence ATGGTGGCGCCACGTGACGTAGAGCCGCCGGACGTCGAGGACGATCTCGCCGCCCCGGCCCGACCCGAACGGCCGGTGCCCGGCTCCGGCCTGAGCGTCGACGAGGCCCGCCGGCTCCTCGAGGAGCACGGACCCAACCGGATCCCGCGGTCCCGTCCGCCGCGGATGCTCGGGCGTGTGCTCATGCAGCTGCGCGACCCGATGCTGCTGCTGCTGCTCGCCGCCGGCGTCTTCACGACCCTGACCGGTGACGTCCCCGACACCCTGGTGATCGGGCTCGTCGTCGTGCTCAACACCGTGCTCGGCGTCGTCCAGGAGTGGCGCGCCGAGCGGGCCATCGCTGCCCTGGACCGGCTGGCGGCGCCCTGGGCGGTCGTGATCCGCGACGGCGCACCGACCCGGCTCTCGGCCGAGGACGTCGTTCCCGGGGACCTGCTGGTGCTGGGTGCGGGGGACGTGGTCGCCGCCGACGGCGAGCTGGTGGAGGCACACCGGCTGCAGCTCGACGAGTCGGCGATCACCGGCGAGTCCGAGCCGCGCGAGCGGGCGGTCGGCGAGCAGGTGGAGGCCGGGACCGTGACCACCCGCGGTCGGGCGGTCGCCGTCGTGACGCGGACCGGCGCGACGAGCGGTCTCGGCCGGATCGCCGCGCTGGTGGCGCAGGCCCCGCGTCGGAGCACGCCGCTGCAGCAGCGGCTCACCCGGCTCAGCGGCCAGCTCGTCGTCGCCGTCGCCGCGCTCGCGACGCTGGTGCTGCTGCTGGGACTCGCCCGCGGGCGTCCCTTGGTCGACATGATCCTGGTGGCGGTCAGCCTCGCGGTGGCCGCGGTGCCGGAGTCGTTGCCGGCGGTGGTCTCCATCGCCCTGGCCACCGGAGCCCACCGGATGGCGCAGCGGCACGCCGTCGTCCGGGCACTCCCCGCCGTGGAGACGCTGGGCTCGGTGACCGTCCTCGCCTCGGACAAGACCGGCACCCTCACCGAGGGCAAGATGGTGGTGGAGCGGCTGTGGACGCCGGCCGACGGTGAGCCCGCGGAGCGTGACCTGCTGCGCGACGGCGTGCTGTGCAATGACGCCCAGGACTCCATCGACGACTCGGGCGACCCGTTGGAGGTGGCCCTGGTGAACGCGGCCCGGGAGGTCTTCCCGGTGGCCGCGGCACGCCAGGAGTGGGCGCGCCTCGAGGAGCGGCCCTTCGACAACCAGGTGCGCCGGATGCTCACCCTGCACCGCAACGACGCCGGGCGACGGCTGCTGGTCTGCAAGGGCGCGGCCGAGGCGGTCGCGGAGCTGCTGGCCGACGACCAGCCGGCGCAGCGCTCGCTGCTGGCCGCCGAGGAGCTGAGCGAGGCGGGCTACCGGGTGCTGATGGTGGCCGACCGGGAGGGCGACGAGCTGCTCGGGCTCGACGACGCCGGCCTGCGACTCGTCGGCCTGGTGGCGATCAGCGACCCGCCCCGGGCGGCGGCCCGAGGTGTCATCGACGAGCTGCACGGTGCCGGCATCCGGCTGGTGCTAGTCACCGGGGACAACGCCGGCACCGCGCGCGCGGTGGCTGCCCGGCTCGGCCTGCTGGACGCGACCCCGGCGGTCGTCGAGGGAGCGGACCTGTCCGGCCGACTCGCGCAGGGGCCCCCGGACGACGTCGGCGTCTTCGCCCGGATCCGGCCGGAGCAGAAGGTGGAGATCGTCGAGCACCTGCAGCAGTGCGGTGAGGTGGTCGCGATGACCGGCGACGGCGTCAACGACGCGCCTGCCCTGCGCCGCGCGGACATCGGGGTGGCGATGGGCGACACCGGCACCGAGGTGGCCCGCCAGGCGGCCGACGTCGTGCTGGTCGACGACAACCTCGAGACGCTGGCGCATGCCGTCGAGGAGGGTCGGCGGGTCTACACCAACATCCGCACCTTCCTGCGCTACGGCATCAGCGGCGGCTTCGCGGAGGTGGCCGTCATGCTGCTCGGACCGTTCCTGGGGATGCCGATCCCGTTGCTGCCGGCCCAGATCCTCTGGATCAACATGCTCACGCACGGGCTGCCCGGTGTCGCGTTCAGTGCCGAGCCGGCCGACCCGCGCACGATGAAGCAACCGTCGCGCCCGCCGCAGGAGTCGATCCTCGGGGCAGGGCTGCTCCGCCAGATCGCCATCGCCGGCTCGCTGATCGGTGTCGTGTCACTCGTGGCCGGCCTGCTCGCCCTGCAGTGGGGGGCCCACGTCCAGAGCAGCGTGTTCGTGACGCTCGCCTTCGGCCAGCTGTCCGTCGCGCTCGCACTGCGGGCCCCCGTCGCCCGGCGTCGGCTGCGCGAGCGGATGGTGGAGCTGGCCGTGGCGGGGGCGGTGCTGCTCCAGCTGCTTGCGCTCTACGTCCCGCTGCTGCAGGAGCTGCTCGGCACCCGCCCCCTGACCGCCTCGGAGCTGGCCGCGGCCGGCGCCCTGGGGGTGCTCCCCGGGCTGGCCGTGCGGGTCTTCCGGGGTCGCTGA
- a CDS encoding Acg family FMN-binding oxidoreductase yields the protein MTGTSASARATTAAPPYEELLTLACRAPSVHNTQPWLWRATATGLELVADRSRQLLHSDPDGRDLAISCGAALHHVQVAAAGLGWASHVRRVPEPGRPHRLAMVSFTRAPVSPDATRLLQALAARHTDRRPLGSWPVPPEQLHSLARSGSRWGAHVLPVSDGAVRQRLAELTARADELQRSDTAYLDELALWRRNDRGSGMPTADLLRREPAPPEAMEEEGVGLLMVATSSDDTLSRLRAGEALSEVWLRATQKGLSVVPMSQCIEVAQTRAEVSGTVLEDRLCPQILVRIGWLPASREPLERTPRRALRDVFLRT from the coding sequence GTGACCGGCACCAGCGCGTCGGCCCGTGCGACGACGGCGGCGCCGCCGTACGAGGAGCTGCTGACGCTCGCCTGCCGCGCGCCCAGCGTGCACAACACCCAGCCCTGGTTGTGGCGGGCGACGGCCACCGGTCTCGAGCTGGTCGCCGACCGGTCCCGGCAGCTGCTGCACAGCGACCCTGACGGCCGCGACCTGGCGATCAGCTGCGGTGCGGCGCTCCACCACGTCCAGGTCGCGGCGGCAGGCCTGGGCTGGGCCTCCCATGTACGCCGGGTCCCCGAGCCCGGCCGGCCGCACCGCCTGGCGATGGTGTCGTTCACCCGGGCTCCGGTCTCCCCCGACGCCACCCGGCTGCTGCAGGCGCTGGCGGCGCGGCACACCGACCGCCGCCCGCTCGGCTCGTGGCCGGTGCCCCCGGAGCAGCTGCACAGCCTCGCCCGGTCGGGCTCCCGCTGGGGGGCCCACGTGCTGCCGGTCTCCGACGGTGCGGTCCGGCAACGTCTCGCCGAGCTCACCGCCCGGGCCGACGAGCTGCAGCGCAGTGACACCGCCTACCTCGACGAGCTGGCGCTGTGGCGGCGCAACGACCGCGGCTCGGGGATGCCGACCGCCGACCTGCTGCGTCGGGAGCCGGCACCGCCCGAGGCGATGGAGGAGGAGGGCGTCGGGCTGCTGATGGTGGCGACCTCCTCGGACGACACGCTCTCGCGGTTGCGGGCCGGGGAGGCGCTGAGCGAGGTCTGGCTCCGGGCGACGCAGAAGGGCCTCTCGGTGGTGCCGATGAGCCAGTGCATCGAGGTGGCGCAGACCCGCGCCGAGGTCTCCGGCACCGTGCTGGAGGACCGGCTCTGCCCGCAGATCCTGGTCCGGATCGGGTGGTTGCCCGCGTCCCGGGAGCCCCTCGAGCGCACCCCGCGACGCGCGCTTCGCGACGTGTTCCTGCGCACCTGA
- a CDS encoding universal stress protein has protein sequence MSSRDLLPIVVAVGDSDVHEAALTFATDQALREGRGVRLVHVVHSRGAGGPESMLLTLRGAQLVGEQLVHHAAERVQQLSDGRLPVDTVVRTGSTVPVLLEASERADRLVLQHRQQSRFARIFTGSTAAGVAERCGVPMVSVPESWTGPLTAGAHVTVAVDQVHPDEALLRHGFSIAEGLRGTLTVMHAWHLPTAYDDAIADRKAVHRWAAQAQRDLQSRVTELRDDYPGVEVRVHVLHMRPFDALLQASGHSDLLVVGRNRAPRRVPRLGSLTRSLIQESLCPVEVVPALRQAETPASAAHQRTRPTQTVRS, from the coding sequence ATGTCCAGCCGCGACCTCCTGCCGATCGTCGTCGCCGTCGGTGACTCCGACGTGCATGAGGCCGCGCTGACCTTCGCCACGGACCAGGCGTTGCGCGAAGGCCGGGGAGTGCGGCTCGTGCACGTCGTCCACTCGCGCGGTGCCGGAGGTCCCGAGTCGATGCTCCTCACGCTGCGTGGGGCCCAGCTGGTCGGGGAGCAGCTGGTCCACCACGCCGCGGAGCGCGTGCAGCAGCTCAGCGACGGACGGCTGCCGGTCGACACGGTGGTCAGGACCGGCTCCACCGTCCCGGTGCTGCTCGAGGCCAGCGAGCGCGCGGACCGGCTGGTCCTGCAGCACCGGCAGCAGTCCCGGTTCGCCCGGATCTTCACCGGGTCGACCGCGGCCGGTGTGGCGGAGCGGTGCGGGGTCCCGATGGTCTCGGTGCCGGAGTCCTGGACCGGGCCGCTCACCGCCGGTGCCCACGTCACCGTCGCGGTCGACCAGGTGCACCCCGACGAGGCGCTGCTGCGCCACGGGTTCTCGATCGCCGAGGGTCTGCGCGGGACGCTCACCGTGATGCACGCGTGGCACCTCCCGACCGCCTACGACGACGCGATCGCCGACCGCAAGGCGGTGCACCGTTGGGCCGCGCAGGCACAACGCGACCTGCAGAGCCGGGTGACCGAGCTCCGCGACGACTACCCCGGGGTGGAGGTCCGGGTGCACGTGCTGCACATGCGTCCCTTCGACGCGCTGCTGCAGGCCTCGGGCCACTCCGACCTCCTCGTCGTCGGTCGCAACCGGGCCCCGAGACGCGTGCCGAGACTGGGCTCGCTGACCCGGTCGCTCATCCAGGAGTCGCTGTGCCCCGTCGAGGTGGTCCCGGCGCTGCGACAGGCGGAGACGCCCGCCTCCGCCGCGCACCAGCGGACCCGCCCCACCCAGACGGTGCGCTCGTGA
- a CDS encoding NAD(P)-dependent alcohol dehydrogenase — protein MTNAPDHAPRRHVTVGPTSPATGRDHDEESPMRAVRMTQWQGEPVLTEVPEPDPGPGEVVIAVGGAGACHSDLHLLHEFEAGALPWNPPFTLGHENAGWVHRLGPGVEGLEPGDPVAVVGAWGCGRCGRCLAGLETYCERPDLAPVPGGGGGLGLDGGMADYLLVPGARHLVPLPEGLTPAEAAPLTDAGLTPYHAVRRSLAKLTPESTAVAVGVGGLGHLAVQILKAVCPARVIAVDPREDARSLALAEGADLALQPGEGLVEQVRDATHGHGADVVLDFVGSDDSLAAAAAYARPLGDLTIVGIAGGSLPVSFFGVPYELSVQTTYWGNRSELAEVLELAARGLVRARTTTFDLDDAVDVYARLAAGEITGRAVVVPAREPVRTA, from the coding sequence ATGACCAACGCACCTGACCACGCTCCGCGACGTCACGTGACGGTGGGACCGACGAGCCCGGCCACCGGGCGGGACCACGACGAGGAGAGCCCCATGCGAGCGGTGCGGATGACGCAGTGGCAGGGGGAGCCGGTGCTCACCGAGGTGCCGGAGCCTGACCCGGGGCCGGGCGAGGTCGTGATCGCGGTCGGAGGCGCCGGCGCCTGCCACTCCGACCTGCACCTGCTCCACGAGTTCGAGGCCGGCGCGCTGCCGTGGAACCCGCCGTTCACCCTCGGTCACGAGAACGCCGGTTGGGTGCATCGGCTGGGTCCGGGCGTCGAGGGCCTCGAGCCCGGGGACCCGGTGGCCGTCGTGGGCGCCTGGGGGTGCGGGCGGTGCGGCCGTTGCCTGGCCGGGCTGGAGACCTACTGCGAGCGTCCCGACCTGGCCCCGGTGCCGGGCGGGGGAGGTGGCCTCGGCCTCGACGGCGGGATGGCGGACTACCTGCTGGTGCCGGGCGCCCGGCACCTCGTCCCGCTGCCCGAGGGGCTCACCCCGGCCGAGGCGGCGCCGCTGACCGACGCCGGGCTGACGCCGTACCACGCGGTGCGTCGTTCGCTGGCCAAGCTCACCCCGGAGAGCACCGCGGTCGCGGTGGGCGTCGGCGGCCTGGGTCACCTGGCGGTCCAGATCCTCAAGGCCGTGTGCCCGGCCCGGGTGATCGCGGTCGACCCGCGCGAGGACGCCCGGAGCCTCGCGCTCGCCGAAGGTGCCGACCTGGCGCTGCAGCCGGGTGAGGGACTGGTGGAGCAGGTCCGTGACGCCACCCACGGCCACGGCGCCGACGTGGTCCTGGACTTCGTGGGGTCGGACGACTCGCTCGCCGCCGCGGCGGCGTACGCCCGGCCGTTGGGCGACCTGACGATCGTGGGCATCGCCGGCGGCAGCCTCCCGGTGTCGTTCTTCGGCGTCCCCTACGAGCTCAGCGTGCAGACGACCTACTGGGGCAACCGGTCCGAACTCGCCGAGGTCCTCGAGCTCGCGGCCCGCGGTCTGGTCCGGGCCAGGACGACGACCTTCGACCTCGACGACGCGGTCGACGTGTACGCCCGGCTCGCCGCCGGAGAGATCACCGGACGCGCCGTCGTGGTGCCGGCGCGCGAGCCCGTCAGGACGGCATGA
- a CDS encoding pyridoxamine 5'-phosphate oxidase family protein, which produces MLDGRWAPGHLNELSAQECWDLLATHEVGRVGFCDGRGAVMLPVNYTVHDRSVLFRTSPDGLLGQHLRWGYAAFEVDEFDDYTQSGWSVLVRGPSRAADPGELPETDEARPVPWAAGDRSLVLRVTPDQVTGRRVMPS; this is translated from the coding sequence ATGCTCGACGGTCGATGGGCACCAGGGCATCTCAACGAGCTGTCCGCGCAGGAGTGCTGGGACCTGCTGGCGACACACGAAGTGGGTCGGGTGGGCTTCTGCGACGGGAGGGGAGCGGTGATGCTGCCGGTCAACTACACGGTGCACGACCGATCTGTCCTGTTCCGCACCTCGCCCGACGGCCTGCTCGGCCAGCACCTGCGATGGGGCTACGCCGCCTTCGAGGTCGACGAGTTCGACGACTACACGCAGTCGGGCTGGAGCGTCCTCGTCCGGGGCCCCTCCCGGGCCGCCGACCCCGGGGAGCTGCCCGAGACCGACGAGGCACGTCCGGTGCCCTGGGCAGCCGGCGACCGCTCGCTGGTCCTGCGCGTGACCCCGGACCAGGTCACCGGCAGACGGGTCATGCCGTCCTGA
- a CDS encoding universal stress protein, whose translation MSMSTRTPQEQRAETAASRVVVGVDPDGRSTSAVSWAAREADHPGGSLTLVTAYPTLNTLSVRPEAASPARIEAQAQRDIEHLLRGLEIGRAETKIVVDAGTATQLLLDTAATADLLVIGRRALSKAHRLTATSTSVAVAGRSPVPTVVVPEHWVQLVKRTAPIVVGVEMPELPPPGRPKGDTLSVGTDEAVLEFAAARADRLGVALVVVSAWDVPSLYAWSPDDITECRTRYDEQLEALVTPWRERYPELEITVEAVAETPTDAVVDASHVAQLAVVGRHTSPRHLGGFHVGSTARAVLHHAEVPIAVVPALSRAGGRRHGHPEDVWTPTY comes from the coding sequence ATGAGCATGTCAACGAGGACCCCGCAGGAGCAGCGGGCCGAGACCGCGGCCAGTCGGGTGGTCGTCGGCGTCGACCCCGACGGCCGGAGCACCAGCGCCGTCAGCTGGGCGGCGCGGGAGGCCGACCACCCCGGCGGCAGCCTCACGCTGGTCACCGCCTACCCCACCCTGAACACCCTCTCCGTCCGGCCCGAGGCCGCCTCGCCGGCGCGGATCGAGGCGCAGGCCCAGAGGGACATCGAACACCTGCTGCGCGGCCTGGAGATCGGCCGCGCCGAGACCAAGATCGTGGTCGACGCCGGAACCGCCACCCAGCTGCTGCTCGACACCGCGGCGACCGCGGACCTGCTGGTCATCGGCCGTCGCGCGCTCAGCAAGGCCCACCGCCTGACGGCGACCAGCACCTCGGTGGCCGTCGCCGGCCGGTCCCCCGTCCCGACGGTCGTGGTGCCCGAGCACTGGGTCCAGCTGGTCAAGCGGACCGCCCCGATCGTGGTCGGCGTGGAGATGCCGGAGCTGCCGCCGCCCGGGCGGCCCAAGGGCGACACCCTCAGCGTCGGGACCGACGAGGCGGTGCTGGAGTTCGCGGCCGCGCGCGCGGACCGGCTCGGAGTCGCCCTGGTGGTCGTGTCGGCCTGGGACGTCCCGTCGCTCTACGCCTGGTCCCCGGACGACATCACCGAGTGCCGCACCCGCTACGACGAGCAGCTCGAGGCGCTGGTCACGCCGTGGCGGGAGCGCTACCCCGAGCTCGAGATCACCGTGGAGGCGGTGGCCGAGACCCCCACGGACGCCGTGGTGGACGCGAGCCACGTCGCCCAGCTGGCCGTGGTCGGGCGGCACACGTCGCCTCGTCACCTCGGCGGCTTCCATGTCGGTTCCACGGCACGGGCCGTGCTGCACCACGCCGAGGTCCCGATCGCCGTGGTGCCGGCGCTGTCCAGGGCGGGAGGCCGGCGCCACGGCCACCCCGAGGACGTCTGGACACCGACGTACTGA
- a CDS encoding universal stress protein: protein MDQATIVVGIDGSLAAAEALRWAAWQSQLTGAPLVAVHAYTGDSGPASARADFHQAEEASVRAQATAWLRQALASADAVPYRTRLEIEEGPVREVLARHCAEAQLLVLGQPSRSPGRDAAQPADGRASDCPVVTVPSRGEDGTVQRHSGVAAVV, encoded by the coding sequence ATGGACCAGGCAACGATCGTCGTCGGGATCGACGGGTCGCTGGCAGCCGCCGAGGCGCTGAGATGGGCCGCCTGGCAGAGCCAGCTCACCGGCGCTCCTCTCGTCGCCGTTCACGCCTACACAGGTGACAGCGGGCCGGCCTCGGCACGGGCCGACTTCCACCAGGCCGAGGAGGCGTCCGTCCGGGCCCAGGCGACCGCCTGGCTCCGCCAGGCGCTGGCCAGCGCAGACGCAGTTCCCTACCGGACGCGGCTCGAGATCGAGGAAGGCCCGGTGCGCGAGGTGCTCGCCCGCCACTGCGCCGAGGCGCAGCTGCTGGTGCTCGGTCAGCCGTCCCGTTCCCCGGGCCGCGACGCGGCCCAGCCTGCCGACGGCCGTGCGTCGGACTGTCCGGTGGTGACCGTCCCGTCCCGCGGCGAAGACGGAACGGTCCAGCGCCACTCCGGTGTCGCCGCGGTCGTGTGA
- a CDS encoding GAF domain-containing sensor histidine kinase — MSPHGQNSESPLGPGPGGGSGIRPSAALAPLAGAELEDLLRELLQRVDEVMDTQHRLRLLLDATLRIAADLDVDSVLEATVRVACDLAGARYGALAVLRSRADHRLSDFVTHGMSEDQRRAIGEQPEGLGVLGLLIDRPEPMRLHDLTRHPLAVGFPEHHPMMRSFLGVPIRIRDKVFGNLYLTEKFGGGDFSDTDEAVVIALAAAAGVVIENARLYEESARRERWLAASAEITALLLGEVSQDEALQGVADRAREISHADSAAVVLRRSEDELEIRVTSGEAPEASTLSRVHVTETLAGVVVSTGEPVIVENINDDPRASPDARTEWPSIGPVVLVPMRTTAGVEGVLSLAWSPEHADGFTELDVELPRRFAAQAALALQVGRARQDRERLSVFEDRDRIGRDLHDLVIQRLFAIGLSLENTSRMIERPELAGRINGAVDDIDATIKDIRRSIFALSASPESVDVRTALSGVADRAARSLKLRPHLHFQGPVSSLVDQDTTVHLVAVLHEALTNVSRHAGTRDVDVLLSVGDDIVLTVRDSGRGMSAEAVRGGLSNLEERAAELGGSCVVDSRPGEGTVLRWSVPRA, encoded by the coding sequence GTGTCTCCGCACGGGCAGAACTCCGAGTCACCGCTTGGCCCGGGGCCCGGCGGCGGCTCCGGTATCCGGCCGTCCGCAGCCCTGGCGCCGCTCGCCGGCGCCGAGCTCGAGGACCTGCTGCGCGAGCTGCTGCAGCGCGTCGACGAGGTGATGGACACCCAGCACCGGCTCCGGCTGCTCCTCGACGCCACCCTGCGCATCGCCGCCGACCTCGACGTCGACAGCGTCCTGGAGGCGACGGTGCGTGTCGCCTGCGACCTCGCCGGGGCCCGGTACGGCGCCCTGGCGGTGCTCCGGTCGCGGGCCGACCACCGGCTGAGCGACTTCGTCACGCACGGGATGAGCGAGGATCAACGCCGCGCCATCGGCGAGCAGCCGGAAGGTCTCGGTGTGCTCGGGCTGCTGATCGACCGGCCGGAGCCGATGCGGCTGCACGACCTCACCCGGCATCCCCTGGCGGTCGGCTTCCCCGAGCACCACCCGATGATGCGGTCCTTCCTCGGGGTGCCGATCCGGATCCGGGACAAGGTGTTCGGCAACCTCTACCTCACCGAGAAGTTCGGCGGCGGCGACTTCAGCGACACCGACGAGGCTGTCGTGATCGCGCTGGCTGCGGCGGCCGGAGTGGTGATCGAGAACGCACGGCTCTACGAGGAGTCCGCGCGCCGCGAGCGGTGGCTGGCGGCCTCGGCGGAGATCACCGCCCTGCTGCTCGGTGAGGTGTCCCAGGACGAGGCGCTCCAAGGGGTGGCCGACCGGGCTCGCGAGATCTCCCACGCCGACTCGGCCGCGGTGGTGCTGCGGCGGTCCGAGGACGAGCTGGAGATCAGGGTCACCTCCGGCGAGGCTCCCGAGGCGAGCACCCTCTCGCGGGTCCACGTCACCGAGACGCTGGCCGGCGTCGTGGTCTCCACCGGGGAGCCGGTGATCGTCGAGAACATCAACGACGATCCCCGGGCGTCTCCGGACGCCCGCACCGAGTGGCCCTCGATCGGGCCGGTGGTGCTGGTGCCGATGCGGACCACGGCCGGGGTGGAGGGGGTGCTCTCCCTCGCCTGGAGCCCGGAGCACGCCGACGGCTTCACCGAGCTCGACGTCGAGCTGCCCCGCCGGTTCGCGGCGCAGGCGGCGCTCGCCCTGCAGGTGGGACGCGCCCGCCAGGACCGGGAACGGCTCAGCGTGTTCGAGGACCGGGACAGGATCGGCCGCGACCTGCACGACCTGGTGATCCAGCGGCTCTTCGCGATCGGTCTGAGCCTGGAGAACACCTCTCGGATGATCGAGCGTCCCGAGCTGGCCGGGCGCATCAACGGTGCGGTCGACGACATCGACGCGACGATCAAGGACATCCGCCGGTCGATCTTCGCGCTGAGCGCCTCACCGGAGTCGGTGGATGTGCGGACCGCCCTGAGCGGCGTGGCCGACCGGGCCGCACGATCCCTGAAGCTGCGCCCGCACCTGCACTTCCAGGGGCCGGTCTCCAGCCTGGTCGACCAGGACACCACCGTCCACCTCGTGGCGGTGCTCCACGAGGCGCTCACCAACGTCTCGCGGCACGCCGGCACGCGCGACGTGGACGTGCTGCTCTCGGTCGGCGACGACATCGTGCTCACCGTCCGGGACAGCGGCCGGGGCATGTCGGCGGAGGCGGTGCGCGGCGGGCTGAGCAACCTCGAGGAGCGCGCCGCCGAGCTCGGCGGCAGCTGCGTGGTCGACTCCCGGCCGGGAGAGGGGACCGTGCTGCGGTGGAGCGTCCCCCGCGCCTGA
- a CDS encoding response regulator — MTAPAETRKIRVFLLDDHEIVRRGLKELLENHGDIEVVGESGLAMEATRRIPALRPDVAVLDGRLPDGSGIDVCREIRSQNPEIAALILTSFDDDEALFSAIMAGAAGYVLKQVRGNDLVDTVRRVAAGQSTLDPAVTEQVLDRLRKGPEEDPVLAPLTAQERRILELIGEGMTNRQIAESMYLAEKTVKNYVSAMLAKLGFERRTQAAVFAAKHLNQG; from the coding sequence ATGACTGCCCCTGCAGAGACGCGCAAGATCCGGGTCTTCCTGCTCGACGACCACGAGATCGTGCGACGGGGGCTCAAGGAGCTGCTGGAGAACCACGGCGACATCGAGGTGGTCGGTGAGTCCGGCCTGGCCATGGAGGCGACCCGTCGGATCCCGGCGCTGCGTCCGGACGTGGCGGTGCTCGACGGTCGGCTGCCGGACGGTTCCGGGATCGACGTCTGCCGGGAGATCCGCTCGCAGAACCCGGAGATCGCCGCACTGATCCTCACCTCGTTCGACGACGACGAGGCACTGTTCTCCGCGATCATGGCCGGCGCCGCCGGCTACGTCCTCAAGCAGGTCCGCGGCAACGACCTCGTCGACACCGTACGGCGGGTCGCGGCCGGCCAGTCCACGCTGGACCCGGCGGTCACGGAGCAGGTGCTCGACCGGCTGCGCAAGGGCCCCGAGGAGGACCCGGTGCTGGCGCCGCTGACCGCGCAGGAGCGCCGGATCCTCGAGCTGATCGGGGAGGGGATGACGAACCGGCAGATCGCCGAGTCGATGTACCTCGCCGAGAAGACGGTGAAGAACTACGTCAGCGCGATGCTCGCCAAGCTCGGCTTCGAGCGCCGCACCCAGGCCGCGGTGTTCGCCGCGAAGCACCTCAACCAGGGCTGA